One genomic segment of Longimicrobium sp. includes these proteins:
- a CDS encoding HNH endonuclease has translation MTFAMESLRERIFARDGYRCVYCGGVFPAEELSLDHVQPRMRGGDNSEGNLVTACKPCNTRKGAMPAWAFLAELPEERANFLRYAVHVWPRHLRAIKQAAR, from the coding sequence GTGACCTTTGCGATGGAGTCGCTGCGCGAGCGGATCTTTGCGCGCGACGGGTACCGCTGCGTGTACTGCGGCGGCGTCTTCCCCGCCGAGGAGCTGTCGCTGGACCACGTGCAGCCCCGGATGCGCGGCGGCGACAACTCCGAGGGGAACCTGGTGACCGCCTGCAAGCCTTGCAACACCCGCAAGGGCGCCATGCCCGCGTGGGCCTTCCTGGCCGAGCTTCCAGAGGAGCGCGCCAACTTCCTGCGCTACGCCGTTCACGTCTGGCCGCGCCACCTGCGCGCCATCAAACAGGCGGCGCGCTGA